From the genome of Candidatus Omnitrophota bacterium:
TTCATTGATTTAGATATTTGTAGCTTATGCAGTAAGAGCAATTTTTCTTCTTGTCGTCGCGGCGATACCTCATCAAGAACTTTATCTTTTATTTTAAGATAATGACTAAAAATTGTTATTACATTTATAAGATTATATGATAAAATTATAAACCAATCTTAACTAAATTTATTTAGAAGGTTAATATGGATCAAAAGAAGACACCACTTTACGAACAGCACATAAAACAAAATGGCCGAATGGTTAATTTTTCCGGTTGGGTTCTGCCTTTGGAATATAGAAGTAGTCTTGAAGAGGCAAAGGCTGTCCGAAGCAGCTGTGGTATTTTCGATGCTTCACATATGGGCGAAATAGAGGTGACCGGAAAAGACGCCTTAGCGTTTTTGCAAAAACTTTTGAGCAACGACCTTTCTTTACTTAAGACCCAACAGATGCAGTACAATCTTATTCTTAATTCAGCCGGAGGTGTGGTTGATGACTGTATGGTTTATTGTTTAGAGAATAAATTTCTCTGCGTAGTGAATGCTTCCAATAAAGATAAGGTTTTTAGCTGGTTTAATAAAAATAAGCAAGGCAATGTTGAAATCAAGGATAAAAGTGAGGAGTTAGCTCTAATTTCTCTCCAGGGACCGAAAGCCGTTGGAGTGATTGCGGAAGTTATTGGTATTAAGCCTGTTGAGTTAAATTATATGTCTTTCTTAGAAGCTGCAATCGATAACAAGTCTTTTTTAATTTCTCGTAGCGGTTATACCGGTGAAGATGGTTTCGAGCTTTATGTTCCTTCTGGTGATGCTGAATTTTGGTGGAATAAACTTTTAGCGGCTGGTGAGGTTTTCGGAATTACGGTTTGTGGGCTAGGGTCTCGTGATATTTTAAGAATTGAGGCTGGTTACCCTTTGTATGGTCATGAGCTTGATGATATTATTAATCCTTATGAAGCGACTTTGGCTTGGGCCCTAAAGCTTAATAAAGATTTGATTGCTAAAGAAGAATTAATGCATATTCAGCAGGAGGGTTTAAAAAGAAAGAGAGTCGGTCTAGTTATGCAGGAACGGGCTGTTCCGCGTCAGGGTTATTCGGTATACTTTAAAGATAAAGTTGTTGGAGAAGTTACTAGCGGTACTTATTCTCCTAATCTGGAACAGTTTATTGCTATGGCTTATTTAGATAAACAGTACACAGAAGTTGATTCAGAGGTTAAAATAAAGATTCGTGATAAGTTTTATCAAGCAAAAGTGGTAAAGTTTCCTTTTATAAGACCAAAAACAAAAAAGTTAGCAAGTAAGGGGGCTTAAAATGTCAGAGTTTAAATTCACTAAATCTCATGAATGGGTGAAAGTAGAGCCAGATTCAGCAACTATCGGGATAACTGATTATGCTCAATCTCAGCTAGGTGATGTTGTATTTGTCGAACTGCCTAAACCTGGAGGCGCAATTCAACAGACTAAGCAGTTTGGTACCATTGAATCAACCAAGGCTGCCAGCGAGCTTTATGCTCCGATCGATGGAGAGATCGTTGAAGCTAATAACAATGTAGTTTCGAATCCTCAACTAGTTAATCAGTCAGCTCAAGATTTTGGCTGGTTACTTAAGGTAAAGATTTCTGATTTTTCTCAGCTTGATAGCTTGATGGATGAAGTAGCTTATCAAGAGTTTGTAGCTAAAGAAAGTAAATAAGCAGAAACTAATCATATGCCTTACATTTTAAATACCTACAAAGAAACTGAAGAGATGCTACGGGCAATTGGAGTAAGTTCGATTGAAGATCTTTACAGCCAAATACCTAAAGATTTAAGGCTCAAAGCAGCACTTAACATACCTAGTGGTTTGAGTGAGTTAGATACTAAAAGAACCGTTAAGGGGCTTGCTGAAAAAAATATTCCGATTGATGAGTTTAATTCATTTCTCGGTGCCGGATGCTATGATCATTACATACCGGCGGCTTTAGAGTTTATAGTTTCTCAATCTCAACTGCTTACCGCTT
Proteins encoded in this window:
- the gcvT gene encoding glycine cleavage system aminomethyltransferase GcvT, with the translated sequence MDQKKTPLYEQHIKQNGRMVNFSGWVLPLEYRSSLEEAKAVRSSCGIFDASHMGEIEVTGKDALAFLQKLLSNDLSLLKTQQMQYNLILNSAGGVVDDCMVYCLENKFLCVVNASNKDKVFSWFNKNKQGNVEIKDKSEELALISLQGPKAVGVIAEVIGIKPVELNYMSFLEAAIDNKSFLISRSGYTGEDGFELYVPSGDAEFWWNKLLAAGEVFGITVCGLGSRDILRIEAGYPLYGHELDDIINPYEATLAWALKLNKDLIAKEELMHIQQEGLKRKRVGLVMQERAVPRQGYSVYFKDKVVGEVTSGTYSPNLEQFIAMAYLDKQYTEVDSEVKIKIRDKFYQAKVVKFPFIRPKTKKLASKGA
- the gcvH gene encoding glycine cleavage system protein GcvH, which gives rise to MSEFKFTKSHEWVKVEPDSATIGITDYAQSQLGDVVFVELPKPGGAIQQTKQFGTIESTKAASELYAPIDGEIVEANNNVVSNPQLVNQSAQDFGWLLKVKISDFSQLDSLMDEVAYQEFVAKESK